The sequence CGTGGACAACATCGGCCACTTTTTCATACACAAAAAACAAAATTGTAGGTCTTTATGGTTACCTGGATGAAGATGGAAACGAAATTGATGATTTGGGAAACCGCTGGTTTATTGGCGAACCAATTCGGGTAAACTTTGGTCGTGTTTTCGACGGTATTTGGCAGTTAGACGACGATATCGAGAATTCAGCTCAACCTGATGCAATTCCCGGCGATGCTAAAATTGTTGACCAGATTACAGTAGATACCGATGGCGATGGAATACCTGATGAAGCTGACGGTGTTATAAACGATGATGACCGTGTTATTCAAGGACAACGCGATCCTAAAGTTATGTGGGGATTAACCAATACGCTGAAGTATAAAGCTTTCTCTTTTACCTTTTTCTTACATGGCATGCACGGCCACAAGAAAAGTAATTCGTTAATGACTGACAACGTTTGGAGTAGCCGTAGAAATACAACCCAAAAGAACTGGTGGTCGGAAGATAACCCAAGTAACGAATGGATTGGAAATTCGGAGGATAATCAAACTCACGGAGCAACTTTTATCGAGAGCGCAGGTTTTGTGCGGGTAAAAGATGTTACGCTGTCATACGATTTGCCAACCAGCCTCACTTCAAAAATCGGATTTAATAAATTACGTGTTTACGCAACAGGAAGAAATTTAATGACTTTTACCAATTACAATGGTCTCGATCCTGAATTAAGTGGAGACAGAAGTGTCCCCTTGCAGAAGGAATATTTGGTAGGACTAATCTTAGGATTTTAATTAATATCTAAAATTGAGAAAAAATGAAGACATTCAATAAAATATTTATACTGCTTGCTTTTATTGTTGTGGGATTTGCCTGTTCAGAAGATGAGCTGATTGAAAATCCTCCGCATATATTGGCAGCAGATGTTTTGTATGTAGATTATGCCGGTTTCCAAGCCGGAGTTAATGGACTTTATGCACAGTTTCGTCGCGAACGTGCCGGTGAAACCTGGGGAAGTAACAACGACCTTTTAATTGATCCGGCTCTTTCGGGAGTTGATAACTGTTACGGCAACCATCGCTCGGGATGGGCACGTATTGGTAACGATTGGGGAGAACGAAACAAGCCAACAGAAGGTCATTATCGAAATTTTTGGAATTGGTTGTACAATACAATTAATGCTGCAAATACAATAATTGTTCGTGCCGAAAATCCGGATGTGGACTGGACTGAAGAACAAAAAAAACATATTTTGGCAGAAGCCCGTTTTTTTAGGGCGTGGTGTTATCGCCATCTCACTTTTATGTGGGGAGATGTTCCGTTAAATTTAAACGAATCGAGTGGCAGCAATGTAATAACGGATTGGGAACGTACTCCTGTAGCTCAGGTTCGTCAACAAATAGAAGAAGATTTGCTTTTTGCTGAAGCAAACCTTCCCGATTATCACGAACAAGATGGAAGAATAGCCAAAGTTGTTCCTCAGCATTACCTGGCAGAGTTGTACCTAACCATTGGCGAAAACGAAAAGGCAAAACAAAAAGCTCAGGCAGTAATAGATAATCCTAATTATCGGTTAATGACGGAACGATTTGGGGTGGAAGCTAGCGAGCCTTCAGGTTCACCTTTTTCCGACTTATTTGTAAATGGAAATACCAACCGAAGTGAAGGAAATATGGAAGAACTTTTAACCGTTCAATGCGAACTGGAGGTAATTGGAGGGGGATATAATATTATGCGCCGTTGGTGCCGCAACCGTTTATACAGCGGTTTCAAACCCTGGGGTAAATCAAATGCCGTTACTTTTTCGGTTGAAGGTGGTGGCCGCGGTATTGGTAGAATCGGACCCACAAGATTTGCAATGGAATTGTATGAAGAAGGAGACGATAGAGGAAGTGATGAAATGTGGTGGACTTTTGCTGTATTAAACAACCCGGATGCAATTCCAGATGGACATGCACTTGGCGATACATTCAGGATTGAGTGGCAGGGTAGAGATGAATCAAGAGGAGATTACTATTGGCCAAGCACATCAAAATGGGATTATGCAAATCCAAATGATTTGGCCGGAGGTAGTAGCTACAACGACATTATTTACTTACGTTTAGCAGATACTTATTTGTTATTGGCCGAAGCTCAGTTATTAACTGATGGAGCTACTGCTGCTGCCGAAACAATTAATGTGCTCCGCAGAAGAGCAAATGCCTCAGAAGTTACAGCCGGAGATGTAACGCTGGATTTTATTCTGGACGAACGGTCGAGAGAATTGTTTACAGAAGAACATCGCAGGTATACATTACTCAGAATGAATAAATGGTTTGAGCGTACCAAGTTGTACAACAAATTGGCGAGTCCAAATATTACAGAGCGAGATAAATTATTTCCAATTCCTCAAACAGTAATAGATGCTAACTTAACAGTACCGATGGAACAAAATCCTGGGTATTAGTTTCGCAACATAGTTTAATTAGTTTAGTTATTGCGTAAGGGATTTCATTCTGGAAATCCCTTACTTTCTCTGAAAACATTGAAAAAACGGTATAAAATGATTCGAATAAAAACGCTACTGCTGTTCTTTTCTCTTTCATTAGGAGTATTTGGCTTTGCAAAGGCTCAAAAAGCAAATGTTATAATGATAATGGCCGATGACCTCGGTTGGGGTGACGTGGGCTTTAATGGGAACGAAAAGATTATCACTCCACACCTTGATAAAATGGCCGAAGCCGGTATGAAATTTACCAATTTTTATGCGGCAGCACCACTTTGTTCGCCAACACGTGCCAGTTGTTTAACCGGACGTGCACCGTTTCGTCAGGGAATTTTTGCAGCCCACACCGGGGCCATGCGTCACGCCGAAACTACCATTGCCGAAGTGTTGAAAAAGAGGGGATATGCAACCGGATTTTTCGGAAAATGGCATTTGGGCTGGGTGGAAGCCGACAAGGTAGAAAGCCGCGGACATTATTCTCCACCATGGCATCATGGTTTTGAAGAGGTATTTGCTACAAAAAGTGCTGTGCCTACCTGGAATCCAACTATATATCCCGACAACTGGAGTGGCTTTGGAAAAGGTGAAAATGGTAAATGGGGTGGTTCAATTTATGTTCATAATGGAGAACCTGTTACCGATAACCTGGAGGGTGATGATAGTCGCATAATCATGGACCGGGCTATTCCTTTCATCGAAAAATCAATCAATGAAGAAAAACCATTCCTGGCAACCATTTGGTTTCATACACCACATGAACCGGTTGTGGCCGGACCTGAGTATTTGGCAAAATACCCCGGCTTGCCCGAAGATCAAAAACATTTATATGGTTGTATTACGGCAATGGATGAACAAATCGGTCGGTTAAAAGCATTTCTGAAAGAAAAAGGTGTCGCTGAAAATACCATCCTGCTTTTTTGTTCCGATAATGGCCCTGCCGATCCGCAGGCGAAAGCAGGCATTGCTTCTGCCGGGCCGTTCCGCGGACACAAACATCAAATGTGGGAAGGCGGACTTCGGGTTCCTTCGGTAATTGAATGGCCGGGGAAAATTGAAGCCGGAAAAACAAGCAACTTTACAGCCTGTACCAGCGATTATTTTCCAACAATTCTTGAATTACTAGACATACCGGTGCCTGATAAAGTACCTTTAGATGGAGTAAGTATCGTCCCGGTTATAAGAGGGGAGAAAATGGAAAGGGAAATACCCTTTGCTTCAGGTTTCCTTCGCCATTACAGAAATACCGAAATTTATGCTTTCATCGATGGGCAATATAAAATTTGTATCCCAGATAAAGGCGATGAAATGATGCTTTTTGATTTGGAAACAGATCCAACTGAATCAAAAAATCTGGCTGATGAAAAACCAGAATTGTTCGAAAAAATGAAAGCCGGTCTGGAAAAAGTAAAAACCTCGTGGGAACTGAGCCGCGAAGGGTATGATTACCAGTGGTAAGAACACTTATCGCTGCAAACTTAAAAAGTTATGAGAAAAATATTCTTCCTTTCATTGATTATTGGCATTGCTGCCTGTTCAACACCTTTAAAAAAAAATAAGGAGACACCCGAACAGGAATACATAATGGTTGATGCCAAAACGCGTGTTTACCACGATGATGGTACACGTACCTACCGGCCTTATAAACCATTTAAAACCCGCTCCCTGGAAATTCTTGCTGGCTATCAGGAACCGGAGGAATTACCAGTACTTAGTAAATACGGTGGAAACACTAACTTAAAGGAGAAAGCAACTGGTTTTTTTCATGTAAAAAAAATTGGCGATCGTTGGTGGGGTATCGATCCGGAAGGAAACAGCTATGTGAATATCGCCTTAAACAGCCTGAATGCCAAAGGCTCGGAAGGGATGAAACAGGCCATGAAAGAAAAGTTTGGCTCAAAAGAAAACTGGATGAAAGAGACCATTGCCTTATTGCAGGTTTATGGTTTTAACTGTGCCGGCTCGTGGTCGGATCACGAGGCTATTATAGCGTATAATAAAACAGCTGAACGCCCAATGGCCTACACCATAAATTGGAATTTTATGAGCAGTTATGGGCGTCAACGTGGTGGAACGTACCAGCAAGCCGGACACACCGGTTACCCCAACGATGCCATTTTTGTGTTCGACCCGGATTTCGAAACCTTTTGCGATGAGCATGCCAAACAGTTGTTGCAATATAAAGACGATCCAAATCTATTTGGCTACTTCTCGGATAATGAAATGCCATTTAAATTTAAAGCCATCGATAATTATTTAGCCCTCCCGGAACATGAACACGGACGAGTGGCAGCTGAAAACTGGTTAAAAGAAAAAGGTATAACAAAAAATGATATTACAGATGAGCACCGTGAGGAATTTATGGCACTTGTGGGCGAAAAGTATTTTTCAATTGTTTCGAAAGCGATTAAAAAATACGATCCCAACCACATGTACATCGGGGCACGGTTTTATGCCGACGAAAAGCATCACGAACAGTTTATGCGTGCCATTGGGCCTCACCTCGATATTGTTTCAAATAATTATTATAACCACTGGACTCCTGATTCAGCACATGTAAATGAGTGGACAGAATGGACCGGACGGCCATTTATTGTTACCGAATATTACACCAAAGGTGAAGACTCGGGAATGGGTAATATCAGTGGTGCTGGATGGATTGTTCGCACCCAGGAAGACCGCGGTTTGTTTTATCAGAACTACAACCTGGCCTTGCTCGAATCGAAAAACTGCGTGGGCTGGCACTATTTTAAATACATCGATAACGACCCCAACCAAAAAGGGGTTGACCCATCGAATGTAGATGCCAACAAAGGCATTGTAAGTAACCGCTACGTTCCGTGGACTCCAATGCTGGATAAAATGAAGGAATTAAATACGCAGGTGTATAACCTGGTGGAGCATTTTGATAAACAATAAAACATTTATTTATGCGTAAATATTCGATTTTATTAAATGTTGTTTTGTGTTGCACGCTATTTATTCAGTCGTGTACAAATCGGGATTCGGCTGACAATGAACTGGATATTTACCTTTTGATCGGCCAGTCGAATATGGCAGGCCGTGCCCCGGTTGAAGGTGCTGATAATGATACCTTGCAAAATGTTTTTTTGTTTACCGGAATTGCTGAAAACGAATGGGAAAAAGCTGCCAATCCCCTAAACAAATATTCAACTATCCGTAAAAACATGTCGATGCAAAAACTCGGGCCGGGTTATCACTTTGCTAAAACAATGGCTGAGTCGGACACCCCAAATCCCATCGGGCTGGTGGTAAACGCCAAAGGTGGAACAAAAATAGAATTGTGGGAAGCCGGCAGTACATTTTACAACGAGGCTGTTAACCGCACTAAAGCCGCAATGGAATTCGGAACCTTAAAAGGTGTTCTTTGGCATCAGGGCGAAGCAAATGCGTCGAAATATAATGCTTACACGCCTAAAATTGTAGCACTGATTGAGGCATTGCGTACCGACTTTAATATGCCTGACCTTCCGGTAGTAGTAGGGCAACTTTCTGAAGACCGAGTTAAACGGAAAGATTTTAATAAGATGATTTTACAGCTTCCTGCCGTAATTGATTTCGTAGGGGTAGCAACTACTAAAGGAACCAGCACTATCGATAGTACTCATTTCGATGCAGCAAGCCAGCAGTTATTGGGGCGGCGTTATGCTCAAAAAATGTTGGAAATTCAGGCAAAACAGAACTAAGTTTAAACGACAATCTACATGTGATGATTCTAATTAATATTTGTACATGATATAAAAAGCTTACCAACTAAAACTATATCTGAAATGAAAAAGACAAAATGTTTGAACGCATTGATTATATCGCTTTTAATAATGTTTTCATGCAATGTGGAAGAGCCTCCCGGTCTGATTTCCAATAAAAAATTAGGGAATTTAATCTCAAAAAATTCTTCGGAAATAAGTTCATCGCCTTTCGGTATTCAAGCGGGCACGCTGGTAGATAGTTTGGTTGCACAAGCTGCTGAAATTGGTGTAAAATGGACACGTTTGGGAGCAGGATGGAATGAAATTGAACGAGAGAAAGGGGTTTACGACTGGTCTGCTACCGACAAAGCTTTTGAAGTTGCCTTGAAAAACGGGATAACACCTTTTATAACCGTTGGAAGAGGTAACGAGTTGTATTCGAAGTTAACAACTTACGACGATCCGAAACTGGCCGAAATTTATGGATACAGGCCAGAGCCACCCATAAAAGATCCCGTGGCAATGGAAGCATTTCTGGCTTTTGTAAAAGCAACGGTTGAACGTTACAAGGATAAAATTGATTATTGGGAAGTATGGAACGAACCCAATCATCGTAACTATTGGGGATCAACACCCGATGGTAAAGAATACGGACTATTGCTGGTTGAAACGGCGGAGCTAATAAAACAAACCGATCCGGGTTGTAAAATTATCGGTGGATCGATGGCGGGTATTAATCCTGAATTTACCAATGATTTTTTAAGCGTGGGTGCCGATAAAATCATCGACATTATTTCGTATCATAATTATGGTGCTGTGCCCGAAGAAAGGGTTTACAAGGCCATTGAACTGTGGGACGTAATTAATAAATACAATCCAGAGATTGAATTATGGCAGGGCGAATGCGGTTACCCATCGCACAGCAGTACTCGCGATTTTCGCGGCCGGGCACCCTGGGGTTTAAACATTCAGGCCAAATGGCTTTTGCGGCAAAGTTTTGTCGATACCTATTTCTGCAAAGCTACTTTAAGCAACTATTTTAAACTGGTGCATACCAGCGGAAAAGGCGAAAAACAGCAGCGAACTAACCTGCGGCCTATCGATAAACTATTTGGTTACCCGGAACGTGGTGGTTCGCGGGTACGAACAAAGGGTGTTAATGAAAAATGTTTGTTAAGCAACCCCGATTTTGAAAAAAAACCGGCATTTTATGCTTATCAAAACCTATGTGCTGTTTGGAAACCGGACTACAAACCTAACACCATAAACTATACTATTGACGTTGTTGACGAAGGTGTATTTTACGGTATTTCCGAAGACGATGCCTTTCCATCTGTTCCGCTGGTGGCTGCATTTACCGACAATGAAGGAAATAATTTAGTAGCCTGGTGGTTACCCTGGAACGCGCAGGAATACTTACCCCAGCTGGCAAAAATTAATGTCGAAATAGAAGGCGTCAATTTCACCGATCCGGTCCTGCTCGATCCTTTAACTGGCGAAGTGTATGAAATGAATGTTGTAAACGAGGAAAGAGCATGTTTTTTCGAGGATGCAGTACTTGCTGATTACCCCATGATTGTTGTTGAGCGTAAAACAATAAAACTTATCTAATCTAAATTGTCAACGATGGAAAATAAAACTACAAATCCGCTTTCTGGAAATAGAAAATATTGGTTTCTATCTTTTGTTTTCATGGCGAACATACTGCTAGTCGGAGGTATCTCAAACTCATCTTTCGCTCAAAATAAAATAATTCGTAGTGGCCCTGCCAGCATTGTTCCAAGTTTAAATGCTTATTCTTTTAATAAGATATTGCTTTCTAAAGATGAGGAGGGTAATCCTAAATTCACCCTGTTTGATTTGCTGGATTGGTGTGCCGAACAAAATATAAAAGCAATAGATGTCACTGGATATTATTTCCCCGGTTATCCTGAAGTTCCTTCAGACGAATACTTGTTTGCCTTTAAACAAAAAGCTTTTCTTTTGGGAATAGACATTTCAGGAACAGGGATAAGAAACGATTTTGCATCACCTGATCCGAAAGTAAGACAAGAAGGAGTTGAATTGGCAAAAAAGTGGATTGTAGTAGCTTCCAGATTAGGCGCACCGGTTATTCGTTTATTTGCCGGTAAAATCCCTGAAGGATACGAAAATAAATGGGATGAAGTGGCCGAATGGATGATTCCTTGTTTTAAAGAATGTGCCGAATTTGGTAAGCAACATGGGGTGATTATTGGAATTCAAAATCATGGAGATATGATTCAGACCAGCGAACAATGTCTTAAAGTGCTGAAAGCGGTTAATTCTAACTGGGCAGGTATTATTCTGGATACCGGAATGTTTAAGACCAAAGATCCTTATGAAGATATAAAAGCGATTACTCCATATGCCGTTAACTGGCAAGTAAAAGAAAGTGTATTCGGAAAGGAGAGTGAAATCCGTACGGATTTTCCGAAAATTATAGAAATCCTTCGCGAAAACAACTACAGGGGATATCTGCCGGTTGAAACACTTGAAAATAAAAATAAGGCTTACGATCCTTTTGTATTGGTTCCCGAAATGATTTCTGAATTAAATAATGCCTTGCGCTAACAAGTATTGGAAAAGAATAGTGAAAAAAGATTTTACAAATCATTGTGAAACTGATAATATGAAGATTACTAGTAGCTATCTCAAATTAGTTTTAGTAGTATTTATTTGCTTTGCAATTAATCCGATACAAGGTTTCTCCGGAAACATCATAGATACCACCGATTACGCTTATTGGAGACAATTGGCGAGCACCTCGGAAATGTTTGGTGCGATGAAAAGCAGTGCGATTGAAACGGCAAGAGCAGAGGGGACACCACGTGATGTTTTGGGGGCAAATGCATTGGCCTATATTCTTGATCCGGATAATAAAACCACTTACATAGCCAATATTCAAAACAAATTCGAAACGCGAATAAAAACCATGAAAATTGGCACCGGAGCTGCCAGTTCTTCAGTGCCATCGCACGAGCTTTTTCATGGGCTTTTAGCGCTGGATGTAATTCGTTACGACCTGGAGCCTGAAGTGCTGGCCGGCTACGAGAAAATCTTCGAGGAAAAAATATTCAAATTGGTTTTAAAGCAATGGCGGCCTCACGGATGGGCAATGCGTATGCTTTGGTACAAATATGCCGGCGATGAAGCAAATTTTTTAGAAGCTAAACGGCAGTACGATATTGATCTACGCATTCATTTTTTGCCCGATGGAATATCGCCTTCGGGCAGTGGTTATAACATGGAGCGATTTAATGTGAAAGAACGCGCTGCAAAGAATACCACTTTTGATATTATGGAATACATGGGCTACCATGAATATTACACCGACAGCGGAATGATTAACATGCACGAAGCTATTTATGGCTACGAAAATTCACCTTTTGGCCGGTGTGTTTTTTATGGCGACTCTCGCGGAAGCCAGGTGGCCTGGTCGGTAGAAGATGATGTAATTGTATCGCCAACCACCGTTAGGGCTGCACGCTTTTCCGATAAAGCCTACAAATATGCCATGTGGACGCTTCGCGAGGGTACCGGACTAAATGATGCTACGCTAAAAGGTTATTTGGCCTCGTACATTGTACTGGCTGGCCCGGCAGCGCAAAACAATCCAATTGAATTTAATATTGATGATGCAGAAATGGCTCCCAGTCGGATTTTTGATAATTATGCGGCTTTAATTGGAAACAAACCTTCGAGAGATGCCTTGTACCTTAGTGTTCAATCGCTAACCGGAAAGGAAGAATACCACACCCATTATGAAGCTAATGCCATTGGAATGGCGGGTTATGGCGAAATTCTGCTTCGTAATGCCGGCTACGATGGCCCAAATGCCGATGTAAGTGCCAAGGGGCTTACTACGCCTTTCGAATTTATTCATGCCCATGCCGAGTCGGCAAATACCGTGTTAATCGCAGGCGAAAATCATTCAGGCAAATTAGCCGATGGAATTGTGGAAGGTTTTACTGGAGAAAACGTGGAGTATTTCCGTGCCTCAAACAGCACCAGCATAAAAGGCGAGCACCTCCGAGATGTTTTGTTTGTCCAGCCAACAATTAGTACGAACGGATATTATGTGGTGATGGACCATGTAACTACAGAAAATAAGGGCGATTCGGTAAACGTAGTTTGGCACCCAAATACGGCTAAAACACAAGTCATTAAGGATAAAACCACATACTTTTCTGAAATTAAACGTGAGGATGGCGATGCAGGTCCGGTACTATTTGGAGAAAATACCCCGGTATTGAAAACCTTTTTAGGCACCCCGCCACGTTCGGTTCAGAAAAAAGAAATGGTGAATCAAAGTCGTGGCAACCACTACAGAGCCGAATATTTATACGCTACTTATCCAACCCACGATAACAAAGCAAATATTCTTACCGTATTATTTCCCGGAGATAAAACTCATAATTTAGGTGATATGGCAAGAATTGCAGCCGGTTCTTATTCCGGATGCCAAATCCGGCAGGGAGAAGTTGTTGATGTGGTTTTTAATTCCGGTAGTACTGAACTTGAAAAATACGACAAGGAAACCTTTAACGCCGAGGATATTTTTTACCGAAAGTTGGCTGGCAAACTGGTTTCTTATTTTGTTAAGGGTACATCATTTAAATCAGGTGAGGATATTGAACAAGGTTTTAAGTCGGATGCTCCGCTTGCACTTTATATGAATACAGCGAAAAATGGTAAAGGAAGTAGTGGGAAAATTATTTCGTCCGGGGCTAGCGTGACCTTTTATAATTCAGATGTTTCGTCTGTGAAATTAAATGGGAATAAACTTTCGAATGCCGCTTCTGGCGAAAATTGGGTTCGTGTTCGTATTCCGCAAGGAACTTATACGATTGAACTTGTAGCTAATAATGTGGGCAACGCTTTAGATAAGTTCTAATAATAGTTGTTTTGCTGAAGCTAAAAAGGTGTTAACGATAAAAACGTTTGTTTATAGAATAATAAATAAAATACTTGACTATGAAACGAATAAATATAGTTTACTTTTTTCTGCTGTTGCTGTTGGGCTGTTCATCATCTGAAGAAAAGAGCACGACATCTGCTCCCAATGTCCTGTTTATTTCTGTCGACGATTTGAACGATTGGATAGCCCCCCTTAATGGCCACAAACAGGCCATTACGCCCAACCTAGATAAATTATTTGAACAGGGCGTTGCATTTACCAATGCGCATTGTTCGCAGGCGGTTTGTACCGCATCGCGTAACTCGCTCTTAAGTGGTATTCATCCCACAACTTCGGGCTGGTATGCATCAACTGCTGCCATGCGTAAAAATTACAACGATGTTATGGAAGGCCACGCCATGCTTCCCGAGTACTTCAAAAACAATGGTTACAATACTTACGCTGCCGGAAAAGTTTTTCATAGTGGCAAATCGGATTACCCGGATAAAACCGATGATTTCTGGACCAATTATGCACCCGAATTCTGGAGAAATATGGAGGAGCATATCGAAAAAGCCGGATTTGGGTACCGCGGAACAATGTTTTACCCCTTTACCAAAGATGGCGGACAACTGGTGCAATTGTATGGCGAAGAAAATATTCTGGAAAACTACATGCCCGTAAACCGCTTTTACTCCTTGTGTGGAGGACCTCTGTCTGAGGATGAAATACCGGAAGGCGGCATGTATGATGAGCAGATTGCCAACTGGGCGATTGATAATATCTCAAAAAAACAGGATAAGCCATTTTTTATGGCCTGTGGTTTTATTCGTCCGCATGTACCTTATACCGCCCCTCAAGAATACTTCGATTTGTACAACAAAGATTCAATTATCGTACCCAATGTACCTGAAGATGAGTTTGCCGATATACCGTTGATAGGGAAATCCATTGCCTTCGGAAGAACACCACTTGGGGGTTGGTACGACGTTAACCGTAAAAAAGAAATTCTGCCGGAACTGGTACACGCCTACCTGGCCTGTGTTTCGTTTGTCGACGACCAGATTGG comes from uncultured Draconibacterium sp. and encodes:
- a CDS encoding RagB/SusD family nutrient uptake outer membrane protein yields the protein MKTFNKIFILLAFIVVGFACSEDELIENPPHILAADVLYVDYAGFQAGVNGLYAQFRRERAGETWGSNNDLLIDPALSGVDNCYGNHRSGWARIGNDWGERNKPTEGHYRNFWNWLYNTINAANTIIVRAENPDVDWTEEQKKHILAEARFFRAWCYRHLTFMWGDVPLNLNESSGSNVITDWERTPVAQVRQQIEEDLLFAEANLPDYHEQDGRIAKVVPQHYLAELYLTIGENEKAKQKAQAVIDNPNYRLMTERFGVEASEPSGSPFSDLFVNGNTNRSEGNMEELLTVQCELEVIGGGYNIMRRWCRNRLYSGFKPWGKSNAVTFSVEGGGRGIGRIGPTRFAMELYEEGDDRGSDEMWWTFAVLNNPDAIPDGHALGDTFRIEWQGRDESRGDYYWPSTSKWDYANPNDLAGGSSYNDIIYLRLADTYLLLAEAQLLTDGATAAAETINVLRRRANASEVTAGDVTLDFILDERSRELFTEEHRRYTLLRMNKWFERTKLYNKLASPNITERDKLFPIPQTVIDANLTVPMEQNPGY
- a CDS encoding sulfatase-like hydrolase/transferase; translated protein: MIRIKTLLLFFSLSLGVFGFAKAQKANVIMIMADDLGWGDVGFNGNEKIITPHLDKMAEAGMKFTNFYAAAPLCSPTRASCLTGRAPFRQGIFAAHTGAMRHAETTIAEVLKKRGYATGFFGKWHLGWVEADKVESRGHYSPPWHHGFEEVFATKSAVPTWNPTIYPDNWSGFGKGENGKWGGSIYVHNGEPVTDNLEGDDSRIIMDRAIPFIEKSINEEKPFLATIWFHTPHEPVVAGPEYLAKYPGLPEDQKHLYGCITAMDEQIGRLKAFLKEKGVAENTILLFCSDNGPADPQAKAGIASAGPFRGHKHQMWEGGLRVPSVIEWPGKIEAGKTSNFTACTSDYFPTILELLDIPVPDKVPLDGVSIVPVIRGEKMEREIPFASGFLRHYRNTEIYAFIDGQYKICIPDKGDEMMLFDLETDPTESKNLADEKPELFEKMKAGLEKVKTSWELSREGYDYQW
- a CDS encoding agarase encodes the protein MRKIFFLSLIIGIAACSTPLKKNKETPEQEYIMVDAKTRVYHDDGTRTYRPYKPFKTRSLEILAGYQEPEELPVLSKYGGNTNLKEKATGFFHVKKIGDRWWGIDPEGNSYVNIALNSLNAKGSEGMKQAMKEKFGSKENWMKETIALLQVYGFNCAGSWSDHEAIIAYNKTAERPMAYTINWNFMSSYGRQRGGTYQQAGHTGYPNDAIFVFDPDFETFCDEHAKQLLQYKDDPNLFGYFSDNEMPFKFKAIDNYLALPEHEHGRVAAENWLKEKGITKNDITDEHREEFMALVGEKYFSIVSKAIKKYDPNHMYIGARFYADEKHHEQFMRAIGPHLDIVSNNYYNHWTPDSAHVNEWTEWTGRPFIVTEYYTKGEDSGMGNISGAGWIVRTQEDRGLFYQNYNLALLESKNCVGWHYFKYIDNDPNQKGVDPSNVDANKGIVSNRYVPWTPMLDKMKELNTQVYNLVEHFDKQ
- a CDS encoding sialate O-acetylesterase; this encodes MRKYSILLNVVLCCTLFIQSCTNRDSADNELDIYLLIGQSNMAGRAPVEGADNDTLQNVFLFTGIAENEWEKAANPLNKYSTIRKNMSMQKLGPGYHFAKTMAESDTPNPIGLVVNAKGGTKIELWEAGSTFYNEAVNRTKAAMEFGTLKGVLWHQGEANASKYNAYTPKIVALIEALRTDFNMPDLPVVVGQLSEDRVKRKDFNKMILQLPAVIDFVGVATTKGTSTIDSTHFDAASQQLLGRRYAQKMLEIQAKQN
- a CDS encoding sugar phosphate isomerase/epimerase family protein, whose protein sequence is MENKTTNPLSGNRKYWFLSFVFMANILLVGGISNSSFAQNKIIRSGPASIVPSLNAYSFNKILLSKDEEGNPKFTLFDLLDWCAEQNIKAIDVTGYYFPGYPEVPSDEYLFAFKQKAFLLGIDISGTGIRNDFASPDPKVRQEGVELAKKWIVVASRLGAPVIRLFAGKIPEGYENKWDEVAEWMIPCFKECAEFGKQHGVIIGIQNHGDMIQTSEQCLKVLKAVNSNWAGIILDTGMFKTKDPYEDIKAITPYAVNWQVKESVFGKESEIRTDFPKIIEILRENNYRGYLPVETLENKNKAYDPFVLVPEMISELNNALR
- a CDS encoding sulfatase — encoded protein: MKRINIVYFFLLLLLGCSSSEEKSTTSAPNVLFISVDDLNDWIAPLNGHKQAITPNLDKLFEQGVAFTNAHCSQAVCTASRNSLLSGIHPTTSGWYASTAAMRKNYNDVMEGHAMLPEYFKNNGYNTYAAGKVFHSGKSDYPDKTDDFWTNYAPEFWRNMEEHIEKAGFGYRGTMFYPFTKDGGQLVQLYGEENILENYMPVNRFYSLCGGPLSEDEIPEGGMYDEQIANWAIDNISKKQDKPFFMACGFIRPHVPYTAPQEYFDLYNKDSIIVPNVPEDEFADIPLIGKSIAFGRTPLGGWYDVNRKKEILPELVHAYLACVSFVDDQIGKVLTALENSPNADNTIIVLWSDHGQHLGEKRHFRKQALWEEATRVPLLFSYPGIKPKGEICDKAVSLLDIYPTLLELCQLPKLPKLEGNSLTPLLENPEMEWDKPVLNTWYYKNHAVRSNNWRYIKYRDGGEELYDHRNDPGEHVNLASNPSYADVIAQLQQYLPKTDAIPAGKTEYTPDKLDRRIEEWIKNDSIPVWLR